The genomic DNA TTTTTTCATTGAAAGGAGATTCCCCCTGCCTTTGTGCCACTCATGCTcaaatcatttatttatttaatgattTGAATTATATAAttgcaatttttatttttaatttttcagaTATAGCAATGATGTGGTTTCGGATGAGATGAATGCTGCAGTGCATAGCCAAAATGTGAATGGGTATTTCCCAGGATGGAtgctttaattatatatatatatatatatatataaaagaaaaacccTAATGGTGGAAATATCTATCTACTActtcttttcattatttatttaaacCAAAATTAACGCAACTTGTAATTTTATTTGTATGAAtgaaaataaacataaacatataATATATTGTAAGGACTTAATTTCACTTTtcctatttaaaatttggttaaaatatgctTGAAAACTACAAGTTGTATCTTTTGAATTTAATCTTTCtactaattttaaatttcaaaattcaagtccaattgttaatatttaaaattcaagCTAATTACATCTTGTTTTAATTACTTGACTATCAagtaaaaatgtttttttttattatttcaaaatttaacaacaaaaattaaTAGTATTTAACagttgaatttgaattttaaaattttaaaaaataaaagaaataaattttataaatacaaatatagagattaaattactaatttttgaaaaatatataaactttAGACACATTTTAACCTAAAATTTCAATAATGTACTTAGCATTATTGGTAAAATGTTTCAAGTTTGGTTGAAATTCTACAATAAGTGGATTTGATTCTCTCTCTATGTATCACGTGTGATTGAATTTCTACtaataaactaaaataattaatttttgttGATTCTTTAATTTgagataaatatcaaaataatacatGAACTTCGATATAATATGTAatgttatatataaattttgattttgtgtaattttacgTTTATATGTCGCATATCTAAATAATTATATTCATTCAATGTAAAACCAAAATGATTAATAACTTTTGAAGTTAAATGAtaaagaaaatattaataattgggTGTACTAATATAACTTATCCATTTTTTATACAAGTTCTAAACTACTCATAACTCTCTTCAACTAACTATAGTCCCTACGATCTCCAAAGTAAAGAATATTAGACGCTTAAGTTACAACAATGAGTTAGTCAACTTCCAATTTTTAAAATAGGATAAACTGAATTTAAAgttactaaactattagtaagtttacattttggttATTCAATTTCAAAAAGTTATGAATTAGTCATTAAACTAGGGGCGAAGCCAAAAAATTTTTTAGGGGATGAAATTaagttgtaatttttatgatagtaaaaatacaatttcactatttgagtagcttatatttttataatttttaaaggactaaatcaaatttttatcattttaaggggggcaaagtgcaattttacctttactaattttaaattttaaaaaatttaaaaggtttaaatggaaaatttttcattttagggggggTTGGGGCCCCTACCAGCCTTCAGTAAATACACCCTTGCATTgaactatttgaaaatttttatttaagtcattgggttGTTAAAATCATTATTGTATGACTTTCTTTTTTTGCACTGCTTACATCAGTCAAAAGCTCTCCTCCTTCTCTTTTTTAGTTCaggttttttttttatggaaCGGCTTTAAATGTTACGAATCTACAAACAAAAATTCAAACAACTTTCCTCTCAAATCTCCAACACTAACTATCAGATCAATTTGGATCTAAAATATGTTTCTCTACTCGTCGATGAGTACTGAGCGTAAAATCATTGCTTAGGGTTTACTAGTTGAGCTTTAAAAAAAAACTTCACAactcaatgacttaaataaaaacttttgaatagttcaataacttaaatgaaaGCTTTCAAATAATTCAGCgacaaatttgtaattttttgaagttaagtgattaaagataaatttattaataatttagtaaccTTAGGTATAGTTTACCTTTTAAAATAACGATGAACCATGACAAGTCCTATAAAAAAAGGGTAAACTACCATAGAACCACCTATGCTTCGTTTtgggttaattatttattttctaattaaattataGAGTAAATTTTTGAAGGTTATAATATGTTCAAATtccatacttttatttttaggaattcaACCCCTTtactttttgaatttaaaaacttAGGTCCATTTGTTAACATTGTtataattcttttattaaatttactAGAacgacattttgaaattaaaaagaaattcacTTGATATCCATGTAACAAAAAGATTACACCGTAATGGACCTAAATTTAATAAAGAAATTTAATGATGTTAACAATCCTTAAAAATGTCagcattttaataaaaaaacaaaGTGTTTAAACTAACTAATGGCATTATAAGAATCGAGGtgtcaaattatgtcaaaattaaattataaaaattcagtTTCATATTTACATTTAACTATTGCATTAAAGATAAAATTCCATCATAATCTTTTCATgtaagaaacaaagaaaagaaaaaggaaaggacaTCAGCCATATTAAGGCCTTCCCTAAACATGTCTATCATTTAAACTATGATGTTCAAATTACCCTTTTTTAATATTGTGCTAttacttttaaaatattattttatttttaattattttccaatATTTATTGGcttttattacaaattaaataGACCCTCATTTAATtagtaaaatatattatttaataaattaaaaaataaatatataaaatcacGTGCAAACGCACCTAAAATCGAAAAAATATATTAGATAAAccatttaattaaaattgaattttaaaatatatggcATTATATTTTACATAATCAATTTTAAAgctgattaaaattttaaaagttttaaattaatatatttactcGTTATTtacaaatatattaattatatttaccATTGTGTATTatggaaatattgaatacttaacattttaaattaatttaaaacaaattgttaaagcatttcaataattttacttttaaataaatataatataatatttatttcttcATGATATATATGGATATAAATTTTAACAATGTATTGTTAATTTAATTAACACGGACCATGAAACAATGGTAAATCAAGTATATTCTAAAGGAGAAAAATCAAGTTGTTGATCGTTTTACTAAGATGACTTGAAAAGGAATATGAATGTACAAGTGCTTGTAAGCCCACCGAGGAGCTCGTAGCTAGCCGACCTTGAGGATTGATAAAACCCTTCATTTATGATAGCTTAATATAGTTAATTTGCgtttattcaaaaaaaataatttattatattacatTTAATAGTTTAAATTATTGGCTATAATTATGGGTTCATTATAGAGAAAGAGATTTGTTTTACATTAAAACGTATTTAAATAGTTTAAATTTCTTTAGCTTTAATATTAATTgtgtacatatttatatttattacttttcttttctaaaatgggttgtaaataaaataacaatattTTATATTCAAACGTATATTAATTATTACATATAatttgtttatgtatatataaaaattcCACGTTTATAGCTTAAATCTCACCTTTTTAacctttttttaaataatttgattatatctgttttttttatacaatgcctAAGATTATTTATAGCCTCTCCCAATCCATGAATAGGAGTATTATGCACTTCAATACACTCGAATCCACTTCCTCTTATATTGACAACAATATCCATTCCAATCGAGTTAAAACTCAACCGACTCTCACATTTTTAACTTGAAATCTCTTACTTATTAGATTTATTTAAAGAAATCAATGAAAATATACTGTCAATCTATAAAAGTAAGTTAGTcaacattaataaattaaaattattagtttCTTACAAGAAAAGTAAAGTTGTATGTAATTAAATGTTTGATTTTCTATGAAATTTTAGTAAGATATATACATTTTTCAATAATCACACAGGATTGTTAAAACTTCACTCAACTTtccttaaaaaaatatttttataaatagatatataggtgattataaaaagaaaaaaataaaatattctgtTAGTAATAAATATCTCTTTATGTTTCCCATTTATTCTTTTTAACCATTGCGTACAAAATCATAACCGGCCCTTATATTTATTATCATTCATTCAATGGCTTCTCCACTATAAACCCtctgtctctctctctctctctctctctctgttattattatttcattgcaTCTTCTCTTTATATCTTTCAAATTCAAAACCCCTCAACcaaagaaaatttgaaaaagacGATGTGTACTCCATCAATATTCACTATGCTCGTTAGATGGAGTGTTAGGGAGTTTGCTTCATGTTTCTTGGCTCGCAGATTCCCTGGTAATTTTCTTACGTAAAAAGTGATTTTTTTAATCTCTTTATGCTTCaggtttttattttgattatttttgccTTCCATATTTATTGTATttgttatgttttttttttcatacttctTGTCCTGTGATTTTTGTTTGTGTATCTTAAGGTTTCGGGGTTGAATACTTGCGATAgcatattttatgtttttaatgtaTTTGCAGAAATTGATTTTTCGAGTTTACTTCCATAGTTATATTAAATTGATTGTGATAGTATATTTTATTGTGTTTTCAATGTATTCGGTGGATTGTAGAAGAGAAACTGGCAGAGATGAATCCGTCTCCGTCGTTGAAATATCCGATGAGACACATTGTCGCCGAAACGAAAGACAACACGGAAGATAGGAAGACTAGTGACAAAAATAGAAAACCGCGGAACCACAGTCGGACAATATCGAAAAGCATAGTTTCAGTGGACAATGAAAGCGAAAACTCGAGCTGGATATGTCTTCCTGATGAAGAATACATAGTTTTTTGCTTTAAAGAAGATGGAGCTTTTGATGTTATGATAGAATCGCACAAATCCGAAAGAAGTTCATGGCCAGTTAATAGAAAGGTTAATTATGTTCCTTTGATTACTTGAAGTATTCATGTCTGAAACCCGTTTCTAACAGATGCTTGGACATATGACATTCTAAGAACCGGGGTGAAAAAAACTCGGTTAAAAATAGCTCAGTTCTGGTTGACATGGCTTAATTGATTCACTGACCAAACCGACTAACCTAAGTCAGTTCAATTTTCAGTTAATATTTATAGGCGGTTAATTAAGCGcgttttcattattttttttagATGAACGGACCAAAAAGACAAATACCACACCTTTCTAAATACAGCAAAAAATCTAAATATATCTGTTTTGGACAAATACCTGTATCCGAACTAAACGATTTGTATTGGAACAGATTGATTCTACCAAGGACGCCAAAAGAGATGAGCTGAGCAGTGATGAAGGAAGATCAAATGAAGATGCGAGTGAAGGAGAGGCCAATGCTACTAAAGAACAGGTGAGGCTATGATTTCTTTGAAACATTTGTTT from Gossypium arboreum isolate Shixiya-1 chromosome 9, ASM2569848v2, whole genome shotgun sequence includes the following:
- the LOC108455225 gene encoding protein BREAKING OF ASYMMETRY IN THE STOMATAL LINEAGE, with amino-acid sequence MCTPSIFTMLVRWSVREFASCFLARRFPEEKLAEMNPSPSLKYPMRHIVAETKDNTEDRKTSDKNRKPRNHSRTISKSIVSVDNESENSSWICLPDEEYIVFCFKEDGAFDVMIESHKSERSSWPVNRKIDSTKDAKRDELSSDEGRSNEDASEGEANATKEQGDEKRGSICWEVELVSASLKRLEESRDSYQSDGSTESFTFPV